From a region of the Betta splendens chromosome 5, fBetSpl5.4, whole genome shotgun sequence genome:
- the LOC114855569 gene encoding inter-alpha-trypsin inhibitor heavy chain H3-like isoform X1 yields the protein MSGLLGVGRLLLWGCACVWLPSQAGAALLVATGPGAQQETREAARSLQKRSANEAQVEVHSMAVDCTVTSRFAHTVMTSVALNKANSSQEISFDVELPKTAFITNFSMEIEGEVYVGQVKEKEKAKKQYEKAVSSGQTAGLVKASGRKMEKFSVSVNIAAESNVTFVLTYEELLQRKLGRYEILTRVKPKLPVQEFHIVANIYEPQGIAFVDVHANFLSNDLLPLVEKTVTAQKAHISFSPTMEQQRKCPGCDGTQIDGDFVINYDVERAQTLGDIQIVNGYFVHFFAPSDLPRVPKNVVFVIDRSGSMSGNKMQQTREALQAILTDLHEEDHFALVPFDDKILSWKESLYKATKENVADALVYVQNIHANGLTNINDAVMKGINMLHSDREHKRIPERSFDMIILLTDGMPNTGESNIARIQENVKSALGGKTSLFCLGFGNDVDYSFLDVMSSQNRGLARRIFEASDATLQLQGFYEEVASPLLSELDLRYPDSAVDALTTNHFSQLFNGSEIVVAGRLTDNNLDNFMVDVFGQGFENDFKVQGEAKAVDWNALYPEEDYIFGDFTERLWAYLTIQQLLDKSKIGAADEKANATAEALEMALRYSFVTPLTSMVVTKPDSRDDPLIADKLTEEQRQREEKMAIRAQAYQYRPIQSQSYLHQSTPVYFVDGDPHFIIELPDRNDSLCFNINDKPGTIFNLVTDPTTGILVNGQIIGDKKIPPDGKINTYFWRFGIVHQTLGARLDISTKDISVFQDGEWVRLLWSDTASIKGANVELLVTKDRSLTVTLKDSVKFVILLHKVWANHPYHRDYLGFYTLDSHLLSSSTHGLLGQFYRPIDYEVTDLRPGAVPEKPDATMYVKGRELTVTRGWQRDFRRDVKNGEDVPCWFIHNNGTGLIDGEATDYVVSGLFKRV from the exons ATGTCTGGGCTGCTGGGTGTTGGACGTCTGCTGCTGTGGGGCTGTGCCTGCGTCTGGCTGCCCAGCCAGGCTGGAGCCGCTCTGCTCGTCGCCACAGGCCCTGGAGCTCAACAG GAGACAAGAGAAGCTGCCAGATCACTGCAG AAAAGAAGTGCAAATGAGGCACAG GTGGAGGTGCACAGCATGGCGGTGGACTGCACCGTCACGTCTCGCTTTGCCCACACCGTCATGACCTCGGTGGCTCTGAACAAGGCAAACTCCAGCCAGGAAATCTCCTTCGACGTGGAGCTGCCCAAAACCGCCTTCATCACCAACTTCAGCAT GGAAATTGAAGGTGAGGTGTACGTTGGGCaggtgaaggagaaagagaaggcgAAGAAGCAGTACGAGAAGGCCGTTTCCTCCGGTCAGACGGCCGGACTGGTCAA AGCCTCTGGCAGAAAGATGGAGAAGTTTTCAGTGTCCGTCAACATCGCAGCCGAAAGTAACGTCACTTTTGTTCTGACCTAcgaggagctgctccagaggAAACTGGGTCGATATGAGATTCTGACTCGGGTCAAACCCAAACTACCCGTGCAGGAGTTTCAT ATTGTGGCAAACATCTATGAGCCACAGGGCATTGCCTTCGTTGACGTCCACGCCAACTTCCTCTCCAATGACCTGCTCCCTCTGGTGGAGAAAACCGTCACTGCCCAAAAG GCGCACATCTCCTTCTCACCAACgatggagcagcagagaaagtgTCCAGGCTGTGACGGAACACAGATTGATGGAGATTTTGTCATCAACTACGACGTGGAACGAGCACAGACGCTTGGAGACATTCAG ATTGTGAACGGATACTTCGTCCACTTCTTTGCCCCGTCCGACCTGCCCAGAGTCCCAAAGAATGTGGTGTTTGTGATCGATCGGAGTGGATCCATGTCGGGGAATAAGATGCAGCAA ACGCGAGAGGCACTGCAGGCCATCCTCACAGACCTCCACGAGGAGGATCACTTTGCCCTCGTCCCGTTTGATGACAAAATTCTCTCCTGGAAGGAATCGCTTTACAAAGCAACCAAAGAAAACGTGGCAGACGCCCTGGTCTATGTCCAAAACATACACGCCAATGGAC TGACCAACATCAATGACGCGGTGATGAAAGGTATCAACATGCTGCACTCGGACAGGGAGCACAAGAGGATCCCAGAGAGGAGCTTTGACATGATTATTCTCCTGACTGATGGAATGCCCAACACTG ggGAGAGTAACATCGCACGGATCCAGGAGAATGTGAAGTCCGCTCTCGGAGGAAAAACCTCCCTGTTTTGTCTGGGCTTCGGAAACGACGTGGATTACTCCTTCCTGGACGTGATGAGCTCCCAGAACCGGGGACTGGCCCGCAGAATATTTGAAGCTTCAGACGCAACACTTCAGCTCCAG GGTTTCTACGAGGAAGTTGCCAGTCCTCTGCTTTCTGAGTTGGACCTGCGCTATCCCGACAGTGCGGTGGACGCCCTGACCACCAACCACTTCTCGCAGCTGTTCAACGGCTCAGAGATTGTGGTTGCCGGCCGGCTAACGGACAACAACCTGGACAACTTTATGGTGGACGTTTTCGGCCAAGGG TTTGAGAACGATTTCAAAGTGCAGGGTGAGGCCAAGGCCGTGGACTGGAACGCGCTGTACCCAGAGGAGGACTACATTTTCGGGGACTTTACGGAGCGCCTGTGGGCCTACCTcaccatccagcagctgctggacaagaG CAAAATAGGCGCGGCCGACGAGAAGGCCAACGCCACGGCCGAGGCGCTGGAGATGGCGCTGCGGTACAGCTTCGTCACGCCCCTCACCTCCATGGTGGTCACCAAGCCCGACAGCCGGGACGACCCCCTGATCGCCGACAAGCTGACGGAGG AGCAGAGACAACGGGAGGAGAAAATGG CAATCAGAGCTCAAGCCTACCAATACCGACCAATACAGTCACAAAGTTACCTGCATCAGTCAACGCCCGTGTATTTCG TGGATGGAGATCCTCACTTCATCATCGAACTCCCTGACAGGAACGACTCCCTGTGCTTCAATATCAATGACAAACCAGGGACCATTTTCAATCTGGTAACAGACCCCACAACAG GTATTTTGGTCAACGGTCAGATAATTGGAGACAAGAAAATCCCTCCCGATGGTAAAATCAACACCTACTTCTGGCGCTTCGGCATCGTCCACCAGACTCTGGGAGCGAGGCTGGACATCAGCACGAAGGATATCTCCGTTTTCCAGGACGGCGAATGGGTCAGGCTGCTGTGGTCCGATACGGCTTCTATCAAAGGAGCCAA tgTGGAGCTTCTCGTGACCAAAGATCGCAGTTTAACGGTGACTCTCAAAGACTCAGTCAAGTTTGTGATCCTGCTGCACAAAGTGTGGGCGAATCACCCATATCACAGAGACTACTTGGGCTTCTACACCCTGGAcagccacctcctctcctcgtctACTCATGGGCTGCTGG GTCAGTTCTACCGACCGATTGATTATGAGGTGACAGACCTACGTCCGGGAGCAGTGCCAGAGAAACCAGACGCCACCATGTATGTGAAGGGACGGGAGCTCACTGTGACCAG AGGATGGCAGCGAGACTTCAGGAGGGATGTGAAGAACGGGGAGGATGTTCCCTGCTGGTTCATTCATAACAATGGAACCGGGCTCATCGACGGAGAAGCAACAGACTACGTCGTGTCAGGGCTCTTTAAACGTGTTTAA
- the LOC114855569 gene encoding inter-alpha-trypsin inhibitor heavy chain H3-like isoform X2 — translation MSGLLGVGRLLLWGCACVWLPSQAGAALLVATGPGAQQVEVHSMAVDCTVTSRFAHTVMTSVALNKANSSQEISFDVELPKTAFITNFSMEIEGEVYVGQVKEKEKAKKQYEKAVSSGQTAGLVKASGRKMEKFSVSVNIAAESNVTFVLTYEELLQRKLGRYEILTRVKPKLPVQEFHIVANIYEPQGIAFVDVHANFLSNDLLPLVEKTVTAQKAHISFSPTMEQQRKCPGCDGTQIDGDFVINYDVERAQTLGDIQIVNGYFVHFFAPSDLPRVPKNVVFVIDRSGSMSGNKMQQTREALQAILTDLHEEDHFALVPFDDKILSWKESLYKATKENVADALVYVQNIHANGLTNINDAVMKGINMLHSDREHKRIPERSFDMIILLTDGMPNTGESNIARIQENVKSALGGKTSLFCLGFGNDVDYSFLDVMSSQNRGLARRIFEASDATLQLQGFYEEVASPLLSELDLRYPDSAVDALTTNHFSQLFNGSEIVVAGRLTDNNLDNFMVDVFGQGFENDFKVQGEAKAVDWNALYPEEDYIFGDFTERLWAYLTIQQLLDKSKIGAADEKANATAEALEMALRYSFVTPLTSMVVTKPDSRDDPLIADKLTEEQRQREEKMAIRAQAYQYRPIQSQSYLHQSTPVYFVDGDPHFIIELPDRNDSLCFNINDKPGTIFNLVTDPTTGILVNGQIIGDKKIPPDGKINTYFWRFGIVHQTLGARLDISTKDISVFQDGEWVRLLWSDTASIKGANVELLVTKDRSLTVTLKDSVKFVILLHKVWANHPYHRDYLGFYTLDSHLLSSSTHGLLGQFYRPIDYEVTDLRPGAVPEKPDATMYVKGRELTVTRGWQRDFRRDVKNGEDVPCWFIHNNGTGLIDGEATDYVVSGLFKRV, via the exons ATGTCTGGGCTGCTGGGTGTTGGACGTCTGCTGCTGTGGGGCTGTGCCTGCGTCTGGCTGCCCAGCCAGGCTGGAGCCGCTCTGCTCGTCGCCACAGGCCCTGGAGCTCAACAG GTGGAGGTGCACAGCATGGCGGTGGACTGCACCGTCACGTCTCGCTTTGCCCACACCGTCATGACCTCGGTGGCTCTGAACAAGGCAAACTCCAGCCAGGAAATCTCCTTCGACGTGGAGCTGCCCAAAACCGCCTTCATCACCAACTTCAGCAT GGAAATTGAAGGTGAGGTGTACGTTGGGCaggtgaaggagaaagagaaggcgAAGAAGCAGTACGAGAAGGCCGTTTCCTCCGGTCAGACGGCCGGACTGGTCAA AGCCTCTGGCAGAAAGATGGAGAAGTTTTCAGTGTCCGTCAACATCGCAGCCGAAAGTAACGTCACTTTTGTTCTGACCTAcgaggagctgctccagaggAAACTGGGTCGATATGAGATTCTGACTCGGGTCAAACCCAAACTACCCGTGCAGGAGTTTCAT ATTGTGGCAAACATCTATGAGCCACAGGGCATTGCCTTCGTTGACGTCCACGCCAACTTCCTCTCCAATGACCTGCTCCCTCTGGTGGAGAAAACCGTCACTGCCCAAAAG GCGCACATCTCCTTCTCACCAACgatggagcagcagagaaagtgTCCAGGCTGTGACGGAACACAGATTGATGGAGATTTTGTCATCAACTACGACGTGGAACGAGCACAGACGCTTGGAGACATTCAG ATTGTGAACGGATACTTCGTCCACTTCTTTGCCCCGTCCGACCTGCCCAGAGTCCCAAAGAATGTGGTGTTTGTGATCGATCGGAGTGGATCCATGTCGGGGAATAAGATGCAGCAA ACGCGAGAGGCACTGCAGGCCATCCTCACAGACCTCCACGAGGAGGATCACTTTGCCCTCGTCCCGTTTGATGACAAAATTCTCTCCTGGAAGGAATCGCTTTACAAAGCAACCAAAGAAAACGTGGCAGACGCCCTGGTCTATGTCCAAAACATACACGCCAATGGAC TGACCAACATCAATGACGCGGTGATGAAAGGTATCAACATGCTGCACTCGGACAGGGAGCACAAGAGGATCCCAGAGAGGAGCTTTGACATGATTATTCTCCTGACTGATGGAATGCCCAACACTG ggGAGAGTAACATCGCACGGATCCAGGAGAATGTGAAGTCCGCTCTCGGAGGAAAAACCTCCCTGTTTTGTCTGGGCTTCGGAAACGACGTGGATTACTCCTTCCTGGACGTGATGAGCTCCCAGAACCGGGGACTGGCCCGCAGAATATTTGAAGCTTCAGACGCAACACTTCAGCTCCAG GGTTTCTACGAGGAAGTTGCCAGTCCTCTGCTTTCTGAGTTGGACCTGCGCTATCCCGACAGTGCGGTGGACGCCCTGACCACCAACCACTTCTCGCAGCTGTTCAACGGCTCAGAGATTGTGGTTGCCGGCCGGCTAACGGACAACAACCTGGACAACTTTATGGTGGACGTTTTCGGCCAAGGG TTTGAGAACGATTTCAAAGTGCAGGGTGAGGCCAAGGCCGTGGACTGGAACGCGCTGTACCCAGAGGAGGACTACATTTTCGGGGACTTTACGGAGCGCCTGTGGGCCTACCTcaccatccagcagctgctggacaagaG CAAAATAGGCGCGGCCGACGAGAAGGCCAACGCCACGGCCGAGGCGCTGGAGATGGCGCTGCGGTACAGCTTCGTCACGCCCCTCACCTCCATGGTGGTCACCAAGCCCGACAGCCGGGACGACCCCCTGATCGCCGACAAGCTGACGGAGG AGCAGAGACAACGGGAGGAGAAAATGG CAATCAGAGCTCAAGCCTACCAATACCGACCAATACAGTCACAAAGTTACCTGCATCAGTCAACGCCCGTGTATTTCG TGGATGGAGATCCTCACTTCATCATCGAACTCCCTGACAGGAACGACTCCCTGTGCTTCAATATCAATGACAAACCAGGGACCATTTTCAATCTGGTAACAGACCCCACAACAG GTATTTTGGTCAACGGTCAGATAATTGGAGACAAGAAAATCCCTCCCGATGGTAAAATCAACACCTACTTCTGGCGCTTCGGCATCGTCCACCAGACTCTGGGAGCGAGGCTGGACATCAGCACGAAGGATATCTCCGTTTTCCAGGACGGCGAATGGGTCAGGCTGCTGTGGTCCGATACGGCTTCTATCAAAGGAGCCAA tgTGGAGCTTCTCGTGACCAAAGATCGCAGTTTAACGGTGACTCTCAAAGACTCAGTCAAGTTTGTGATCCTGCTGCACAAAGTGTGGGCGAATCACCCATATCACAGAGACTACTTGGGCTTCTACACCCTGGAcagccacctcctctcctcgtctACTCATGGGCTGCTGG GTCAGTTCTACCGACCGATTGATTATGAGGTGACAGACCTACGTCCGGGAGCAGTGCCAGAGAAACCAGACGCCACCATGTATGTGAAGGGACGGGAGCTCACTGTGACCAG AGGATGGCAGCGAGACTTCAGGAGGGATGTGAAGAACGGGGAGGATGTTCCCTGCTGGTTCATTCATAACAATGGAACCGGGCTCATCGACGGAGAAGCAACAGACTACGTCGTGTCAGGGCTCTTTAAACGTGTTTAA